One window from the genome of Candidatus Poribacteria bacterium encodes:
- a CDS encoding ABC transporter permease subunit encodes MFWTLIKKEIHDHILSARFAVSMILALIFLIGSTAMLATDKTWAGRQLYTGYKLKDYLYTNKYSWYWMNRDLPTLRVLATGLDEELSLNANSEAKMGPQFENNRQFVNNPNRYLFSQLDFVFFFNIVGSLLAFVFTYDTISGESRRGTLRLVLVNSISRPLLLTAKFVGSYLSLITSLLPALMSVILLLYLMPNVNLRPSDWVATLFLFLLALLYLSVFCALGLFGSCLTKHPKTTLTLLMALWVVMVLVIPNFSPFLAAYLRPIPTVYEVHENIRRLSGDIWQQSHEAVEEFIQEHGGDPAALSDAEKQTIDKIRAKAERRQMNLSVGKAAEIRQDFINAVEAQADMNLSISLISPSAAFVFLATDVANTGIFSEWNFRSAVIRYRHQYAEHVNRYIEETGDYEILQRILKADPPDFVPPKFFVSDVISMHFNLLVVLLLYSVVFFFAGQAVFIRRPLT; translated from the coding sequence ATGTTCTGGACATTAATCAAAAAAGAAATACATGATCATATCCTCAGTGCTCGTTTCGCGGTTTCAATGATTCTGGCATTGATTTTTCTCATCGGGTCAACGGCAATGTTAGCGACGGATAAGACTTGGGCAGGACGGCAATTATATACAGGGTACAAACTCAAAGACTATCTGTATACCAATAAGTATAGTTGGTATTGGATGAACCGAGACCTTCCAACATTGAGGGTTTTGGCAACAGGATTGGACGAAGAACTCTCTTTGAATGCCAATAGTGAAGCAAAAATGGGGCCTCAATTTGAGAACAATCGACAATTTGTTAATAACCCAAACCGCTATCTCTTTTCCCAGTTGGATTTTGTTTTTTTCTTTAATATCGTCGGGAGTCTGTTAGCATTTGTGTTTACGTATGACACGATTTCGGGAGAATCTCGTCGCGGGACCTTACGGCTGGTGTTGGTAAATTCCATCTCACGTCCTTTGCTTTTGACCGCGAAGTTCGTTGGGAGTTATCTCAGCCTAATCACTTCTCTACTGCCGGCACTGATGAGTGTGATTCTACTCTTATACCTAATGCCGAATGTGAATCTTCGTCCCTCTGATTGGGTAGCAACCTTATTTCTTTTTTTGTTGGCGCTGCTTTACCTATCTGTTTTTTGTGCGCTTGGGCTTTTTGGGTCATGTTTGACAAAACATCCGAAAACGACACTAACTCTTTTGATGGCGTTATGGGTAGTCATGGTTTTAGTGATACCCAACTTTAGTCCATTTTTAGCCGCCTATTTGCGTCCTATCCCTACAGTGTATGAGGTCCATGAGAATATACGAAGACTCTCAGGAGATATTTGGCAACAGAGCCACGAGGCGGTAGAGGAATTCATACAGGAACATGGCGGCGATCCAGCAGCCCTAAGTGATGCGGAGAAACAAACTATAGACAAAATCCGAGCGAAAGCGGAGCGGAGACAGATGAACCTAAGCGTGGGAAAAGCAGCAGAAATCCGACAAGATTTCATCAATGCGGTTGAAGCGCAAGCCGATATGAATCTGTCCATCTCCCTAATTTCGCCCTCGGCGGCATTTGTTTTTTTAGCGACTGATGTAGCGAATACCGGAATTTTCAGCGAATGGAATTTCCGGAGCGCTGTTATTCGATACCGTCACCAATATGCTGAACACGTCAATAGATATATTGAAGAAACGGGAGACTATGAAATCCTACAACGTATTTTGAAAGCGGATCCGCCAGATTTTGTTCCACCGAAGTTTTTTGTTTCTGATGTAATATCGATGCATTTCAATCTGCTGGTGGTTCTTTTGCTTTATAGCGTCGTGTTTTTCTTTGCAGGTCAAGCCGTGTTTATTCGCAGACCACTGACATAA
- a CDS encoding hydantoinase B/oxoprolinase family protein yields the protein MNTDPIKLELYKNMLTSVAEEMGVTLQRTAFSPNIKERLDFSCAVFDGTGKMVAQAAHIPVHLGSMPLSVLAAIEHTEMVPGDMIALNDPYRGGTHLPDITLVAPIFSDGNGNKTEKKPVFFVANRAHHADVGGMAPGSMPIATSVIQEGIRIPPVKLIRSGELDTDLWELILANVRTPEERRGDMEAQLAANRVGERRLREMIAKYGTTEITAYMQELCEYASRMVRARLREIPDGRYVYADVLDNDGITDDPIEIQVAIEIENDTAVVDFTGTAPQARGSVNAIYAITLSAVFYTFRCIAGANVPANAGCLEPIRVIAPEGTVVNAKFPAAVAGGNVETSQRIVDVLLGALAQACPDQIPAASSGTMNNLTIGGYDASRGKDFTYYETIAGGMGARPNRDGIDAIHTHMTNTMNTPIEAIETNYPMQVAEYAIRRGTGGAGKFRGGDGVIRALRLLTDAEVTILSERRTRGPYGLQGGESGQPGRNVLISDGEEHPLASKVSVSTREGDVIRIETPGGGGFSS from the coding sequence ATGAACACAGACCCTATCAAACTCGAACTTTATAAAAACATGCTGACCTCGGTTGCCGAGGAGATGGGTGTAACACTACAACGCACAGCGTTTTCACCCAATATCAAAGAACGCCTTGATTTTTCATGTGCTGTTTTTGATGGGACCGGCAAGATGGTCGCGCAAGCCGCGCACATTCCAGTGCATCTCGGCTCTATGCCGCTTTCCGTCCTCGCTGCGATTGAACATACCGAAATGGTACCCGGTGATATGATCGCCCTCAACGATCCGTATCGCGGTGGCACCCATCTACCAGATATCACGCTCGTTGCCCCCATTTTTTCGGATGGAAATGGCAACAAAACAGAAAAAAAACCTGTCTTCTTTGTCGCGAATCGCGCGCATCACGCAGATGTCGGTGGCATGGCCCCAGGTTCTATGCCCATTGCAACAAGTGTTATCCAAGAAGGGATCCGTATCCCTCCTGTCAAACTTATCCGGAGCGGAGAATTGGATACCGACCTCTGGGAACTAATTCTCGCCAATGTCCGGACACCTGAAGAACGGCGCGGCGATATGGAAGCACAGCTCGCAGCGAACCGCGTCGGCGAACGGCGATTGCGAGAGATGATAGCCAAATATGGTACGACAGAGATTACGGCGTATATGCAAGAACTGTGCGAGTATGCAAGCCGAATGGTACGGGCACGCCTCCGAGAAATCCCTGACGGACGTTACGTATACGCCGATGTACTTGACAACGACGGTATTACCGATGATCCGATTGAAATACAGGTTGCAATTGAGATTGAAAATGATACAGCAGTCGTCGATTTTACTGGCACAGCACCGCAAGCACGTGGGTCTGTCAATGCGATTTACGCGATTACGCTTTCCGCAGTTTTTTACACTTTTCGATGCATCGCCGGTGCAAACGTTCCCGCCAATGCAGGGTGTTTAGAACCTATCCGAGTGATTGCACCAGAGGGAACCGTTGTGAACGCGAAGTTCCCAGCAGCGGTTGCAGGAGGGAACGTCGAAACATCACAGCGAATTGTTGATGTGCTACTCGGTGCTTTGGCGCAAGCCTGTCCCGACCAGATTCCTGCTGCGAGTTCCGGCACTATGAATAATCTCACAATCGGCGGCTATGATGCTTCACGCGGAAAGGATTTTACTTACTACGAAACTATCGCAGGCGGGATGGGGGCACGCCCGAACCGAGACGGTATTGATGCCATCCACACACACATGACGAATACAATGAACACTCCCATAGAGGCGATTGAGACGAACTATCCGATGCAGGTGGCAGAATATGCAATCCGACGCGGAACGGGCGGTGCGGGGAAATTTCGAGGGGGTGATGGCGTTATTCGAGCATTGCGACTTCTGACAGATGCGGAGGTTACGATTCTTTCAGAACGCCGAACCCGCGGTCCTTACGGTTTGCAAGGTGGAGAATCCGGACAACCCGGACGCAACGTGTTAATTTCTGATGGAGAAGAACATCCGTTAGCAAGTAAGGTCTCCGTTTCAACGCGCGAAGGCGATGTTATTCGCATAGAGACCCCCGGTGGCGGTGGATTTTCATCTTAA
- a CDS encoding cell division protein FtsL: MQTPDIYSTRTTKVEEPKPKKRFPLVYVVLGLSFCAFAGSIWFSSYAKNVALLRQPVYERQKHSVQDEIHQLELEESALTRIQRVQQIATELKMVEPTDASQIVWDK; encoded by the coding sequence ATGCAGACACCAGATATCTATTCAACACGTACTACGAAAGTGGAGGAACCGAAGCCGAAAAAGAGGTTTCCATTAGTCTACGTCGTTTTAGGGTTATCTTTTTGTGCCTTCGCTGGTAGCATCTGGTTCTCATCTTACGCGAAAAATGTCGCTTTACTGCGGCAGCCTGTCTATGAAAGACAGAAACACTCCGTCCAAGATGAAATTCATCAACTTGAATTGGAGGAGTCAGCGTTAACCCGTATCCAAAGGGTTCAACAAATCGCAACTGAGCTTAAAATGGTTGAACCGACAGATGCTTCACAGATCGTCTGGGACAAATAG
- a CDS encoding Gfo/Idh/MocA family oxidoreductase has product MKKINIALIGAGGMANGVHYPSLRECEDVNLVGLCDLVPSKLQATAERFEIDQTFTDYREMLEKTSPDAVYILMPPQHLFPLAIHCLSQQLHVFIEKPPGVTLHQTKEMALAAEKNNCKTMVGFNRRFIPLLQKVKAIVEANGPIIQCMSTFHKNTPNALYYDGVIDVLTCDAIHAVDALRWLGGGEVKAVASDINSFYSERENSFNALVKFTSGASGYLGTNWAVGGRIHTFEMHARGISAYINPDAGGRAVLHTPEGTTEITPETAADSDKLHRTYGFYGESRHFVDCIQQDEQPLTCFSDAVKTMELVTAIYQNRIDAL; this is encoded by the coding sequence ATGAAAAAAATCAATATCGCACTGATCGGCGCGGGTGGAATGGCAAATGGCGTTCATTATCCATCGCTCAGAGAATGTGAAGATGTGAATCTTGTCGGATTGTGCGACCTGGTCCCATCGAAACTTCAGGCAACAGCGGAACGGTTTGAGATTGATCAGACGTTCACTGATTATCGGGAGATGCTTGAAAAAACGTCTCCAGATGCTGTATATATTTTGATGCCACCGCAGCACCTATTCCCTCTGGCTATTCACTGCCTTTCGCAGCAACTCCATGTTTTTATTGAGAAACCCCCGGGTGTTACGCTCCACCAAACCAAGGAGATGGCGTTAGCGGCGGAAAAGAACAATTGTAAAACGATGGTTGGTTTTAATCGTCGTTTCATTCCGCTTTTACAAAAAGTTAAAGCGATAGTTGAAGCAAACGGTCCAATCATTCAATGCATGTCAACCTTCCATAAAAACACGCCAAATGCGCTCTACTACGATGGTGTGATAGATGTTTTGACCTGTGATGCGATTCACGCCGTAGATGCGCTCCGATGGCTTGGTGGAGGCGAGGTGAAAGCCGTTGCGAGCGACATCAATAGTTTCTATTCCGAGCGTGAGAACAGTTTCAACGCACTCGTCAAATTTACGAGTGGTGCTTCTGGATATCTTGGCACGAATTGGGCAGTTGGCGGACGCATCCATACATTTGAAATGCACGCACGTGGGATTTCGGCTTATATCAATCCCGACGCAGGCGGACGCGCGGTACTTCACACGCCCGAAGGCACAACCGAAATTACACCGGAGACAGCGGCGGATTCTGACAAACTGCACAGAACCTATGGATTTTATGGCGAAAGTAGGCACTTTGTGGATTGTATCCAGCAGGACGAGCAGCCACTAACCTGTTTTTCGGATGCAGTCAAGACGATGGAACTTGTGACGGCTATCTACCAAAATCGGATAGACGCATTATAG
- a CDS encoding ABC transporter permease subunit: MGQLGNLIKHELIDNLTSGRYILTSIVCIVLCVISIVLMSHDYQHREKQSNLARGISSPPQPLSLIAKGTNEVRPVIPNYHPRYNVIGQVFMRFGEERHIFELFETPDFVYIVSIVLSVLTIFLSYDSICGEKETHTLSLVLSNSLRRSTFLLGKWIGGYISLLLSFSPAVLLMFIYMYTFSGVSLSGEHFLRLGGIICFTLIYLSVFFTLGLLVSTVVHREATSLVLCLFIWMIWTLWIPRLALLTTRTIAPAPSEGEHRQMKEQVVTEHDITEEQREILWSMDDTYIAKIDRQIELGKNLSRLSPLASYVHGSTTLAQTGIPDYQDYRRRLFAWLKRGVRQEGQWSMFVHRPQPLERSFSAVWIDLQLLLLWNVLLFMGANLAFHRYDVR, encoded by the coding sequence ATGGGTCAACTTGGTAACTTGATCAAGCACGAACTAATTGATAATCTCACCAGTGGTCGTTATATCCTGACAAGTATTGTGTGCATCGTCTTATGTGTAATTTCTATCGTTTTAATGTCGCACGATTACCAACACCGAGAAAAACAGTCGAATTTGGCGCGTGGCATCTCCAGCCCTCCACAACCACTGAGTCTAATCGCGAAAGGAACAAATGAAGTCCGTCCGGTCATCCCAAATTATCACCCTCGATATAACGTCATCGGACAGGTTTTCATGCGTTTTGGTGAAGAACGCCACATCTTTGAACTGTTTGAAACACCTGACTTTGTCTATATTGTCAGTATAGTCTTGTCGGTCCTAACGATTTTTCTCTCTTATGATAGCATTTGTGGTGAAAAAGAGACACATACCCTCTCCTTGGTGCTGAGCAATTCTCTTCGGCGATCAACATTTCTATTAGGCAAATGGATCGGCGGCTATATCAGTCTGCTTTTGAGTTTCTCTCCGGCAGTGCTGCTCATGTTCATCTATATGTATACCTTCTCCGGCGTTTCACTTTCCGGTGAGCATTTCCTGCGGCTCGGTGGCATTATCTGCTTCACTTTGATCTATCTCTCTGTGTTTTTTACACTCGGCTTACTCGTTTCTACAGTAGTTCATCGAGAGGCAACTTCCCTCGTTTTGTGTCTATTTATCTGGATGATATGGACGTTATGGATACCGAGGCTCGCGCTTTTAACGACGCGGACAATAGCACCCGCTCCGTCTGAAGGTGAGCATAGACAAATGAAGGAACAGGTTGTTACCGAACACGACATCACTGAGGAACAACGAGAGATATTGTGGTCAATGGACGATACCTATATTGCCAAGATTGACCGCCAAATTGAGTTAGGAAAAAACCTCTCTCGTCTTTCGCCATTGGCATCCTATGTCCACGGTTCAACGACGCTCGCACAAACAGGAATACCAGATTATCAAGACTATCGACGCCGACTTTTCGCATGGCTTAAACGGGGTGTGAGACAAGAGGGACAATGGTCCATGTTTGTTCATCGACCCCAGCCGTTGGAACGCAGTTTCTCTGCGGTTTGGATTGATTTGCAACTGCTCCTCTTGTGGAACGTCTTGTTGTTCATGGGAGCGAACTTAGCGTTCCATCGTTATGATGTGAGATGA
- the rsmH gene encoding 16S rRNA (cytosine(1402)-N(4))-methyltransferase RsmH: protein MDTHHIPVLCDKVVDFLKPKSDGVYIDGTVGLGGHSETILETSAPSGRVIGIDLDVEALTVAESRLHAFGERCSLINGNFAEMDVLLERHSVHAVDGILLDLGVSSLQLDTPHRGFSFNHTGPLDMRMNPGQALDSADQTVPTAMKVVNDSTIDVLVDIFKRYGEERYAKRIADRVVQARQQEPIITTTQFAEIVKQAVPRKTFKIHPATRAFQALRIHVNAELENLVSGLDVAISLLKQGGCLCVITFHSLEDRIVKHCFQTCAKTCICPPKTPICICEHKPSVEIITKRPVLPSETEIQNNPRARSAKLRAARKL from the coding sequence ATGGATACGCACCACATACCAGTTTTATGCGATAAAGTGGTTGATTTTCTTAAACCGAAATCGGATGGCGTTTACATAGACGGTACTGTCGGATTAGGTGGGCATAGTGAGACTATCCTTGAAACCTCTGCTCCGAGTGGACGTGTGATCGGAATAGATCTGGATGTTGAAGCTCTCACTGTTGCTGAAAGTAGGCTACACGCCTTTGGGGAGCGGTGTTCCCTTATTAACGGCAATTTTGCTGAGATGGATGTTTTACTGGAAAGACATTCAGTTCATGCTGTTGACGGTATCCTACTTGACTTAGGGGTGTCATCGCTACAGTTAGATACACCACACCGAGGGTTTAGTTTCAACCACACCGGTCCTTTAGACATGCGTATGAATCCCGGACAGGCGTTGGATAGTGCTGATCAGACCGTTCCAACGGCTATGAAAGTGGTCAATGATAGCACAATAGACGTTCTTGTTGATATTTTTAAGCGATACGGTGAAGAACGATACGCGAAACGAATTGCGGATCGGGTTGTTCAAGCGAGACAACAAGAACCGATAATAACAACGACGCAGTTCGCAGAAATTGTCAAGCAAGCTGTCCCGCGAAAGACATTCAAAATCCATCCAGCGACGCGTGCGTTTCAAGCACTACGGATTCACGTCAACGCAGAGTTGGAAAACTTGGTGTCAGGTTTAGATGTCGCAATATCACTCTTGAAACAGGGCGGTTGTCTGTGTGTTATCACATTTCATTCGCTTGAGGACAGAATAGTCAAACATTGCTTTCAGACATGTGCCAAGACGTGTATCTGTCCACCGAAAACGCCTATCTGTATTTGTGAACACAAGCCATCGGTAGAGATTATCACAAAACGTCCGGTATTACCGAGTGAAACTGAAATTCAAAACAATCCGCGAGCAAGAAGCGCAAAACTACGTGCCGCTCGCAAATTGTAG